A stretch of the Streptomyces sp. NBC_00078 genome encodes the following:
- a CDS encoding beta-galactosidase has protein sequence MSTSRLTARLGGLAFGGDYNPEQWDQETWKEDDALMSRARVNLATLGVFSWALLEPEEGRYAFAWLDQQLDRLHSYGVAVDLATPTASPPPWFTLAHPDAMPVTAEGAGLVHGSRDTYCLAAPAYRRAARGIATALAARYGEHPALALWHVHNEYAAVCYCDHAAAGFRRWLRERHGSLEAVNAAWGTAFWSQRYGSWEEILPPRATQWHHNPAQVLDFRRYWSDEALAAYREQRDAIRVHSDLPVTTNLMLPGYQNLDLWAFGRELDFVSIDHYPIAPGVDAAADTAFGGDRARSFGGGKPWLLMEQGTSTVYGENATLPKEPGEILRHSVQHLAHGADGALFFQWRQSRSGAEIWHSAMVPHAGADSRIFREVCETGEAVARLAEVAGSRVVAEAAVLHDTDSWWGLESRGLPSKDLDYPGTLRRAHRALWDAGVTADFAHPEAELSAYRLVLAPALHLLSDAAAENLRGYVEQGGTLLVQYFSGVVDENYRARTGGYPAEPLREALGIRVEEHRPPAAGAVLRLSDGMAAGAWSEYLRAEGADTVAAYADGRPALTRAAYGEGAGWYLSTRLDDAGYSALVRRLLSEAEVRPLVPGLPPGVEAVRRSADDGRSWLFLLNHGREPWHVPVVGWELLTDRQAADGGVTLSPGGVAVLRLP, from the coding sequence GTGAGCACCAGCAGACTCACCGCCCGGCTGGGCGGCCTCGCCTTCGGCGGCGACTACAACCCGGAGCAGTGGGACCAGGAGACCTGGAAGGAGGACGACGCCCTGATGAGCCGGGCGCGGGTCAACCTCGCCACCCTCGGCGTCTTCTCCTGGGCGCTGCTGGAACCCGAGGAGGGCCGGTACGCGTTCGCCTGGCTGGACCAGCAACTGGACCGGCTGCACAGCTACGGCGTCGCCGTGGACCTGGCCACCCCCACCGCCTCCCCGCCGCCCTGGTTCACCCTGGCGCACCCGGACGCGATGCCGGTCACCGCCGAGGGCGCAGGGCTCGTCCACGGCAGCAGGGACACCTACTGCCTGGCCGCTCCCGCCTACCGGCGGGCCGCGCGCGGGATCGCCACCGCCCTGGCCGCCCGCTACGGCGAGCACCCGGCGCTCGCCCTGTGGCATGTCCACAACGAGTACGCCGCGGTCTGCTACTGCGACCACGCCGCCGCCGGCTTCCGGCGCTGGCTCCGCGAGCGCCACGGCAGCCTGGAGGCGGTCAACGCGGCCTGGGGGACCGCCTTCTGGAGCCAGCGCTACGGCAGCTGGGAGGAGATCCTGCCGCCCCGGGCCACCCAGTGGCACCACAATCCGGCCCAGGTGCTCGACTTCCGCCGCTACTGGTCCGACGAGGCCCTCGCCGCCTACCGCGAGCAACGTGACGCCATCCGCGTCCACAGCGACCTGCCGGTCACCACCAACCTCATGCTGCCCGGCTACCAGAACCTGGACCTGTGGGCCTTCGGCCGTGAGCTGGACTTCGTCAGCATCGACCACTACCCGATCGCGCCGGGCGTGGACGCCGCCGCCGACACCGCCTTCGGCGGCGACCGGGCGCGTTCCTTCGGCGGCGGAAAGCCCTGGCTGCTCATGGAGCAGGGCACCTCCACGGTGTACGGGGAGAACGCCACCCTGCCCAAGGAGCCGGGCGAGATCCTGCGGCACTCGGTGCAGCACCTGGCCCACGGCGCCGACGGCGCGCTGTTCTTCCAGTGGCGCCAGTCCCGCTCGGGGGCCGAGATCTGGCACTCGGCGATGGTCCCGCACGCCGGGGCGGACTCGCGGATCTTCCGCGAGGTCTGCGAAACCGGGGAGGCGGTGGCGCGGCTGGCCGAGGTGGCAGGTTCACGGGTCGTCGCCGAGGCCGCCGTGCTGCACGACACCGACTCCTGGTGGGGGCTCGAGAGCCGGGGGCTGCCGTCGAAGGATCTCGACTACCCCGGCACTCTGCGCCGCGCCCACCGTGCGCTGTGGGACGCCGGCGTCACCGCGGACTTCGCCCACCCGGAGGCCGAGCTGTCGGCGTACCGGCTGGTCCTGGCGCCGGCGCTGCACCTGCTCTCCGACGCCGCGGCCGAGAACCTGCGCGGCTACGTCGAGCAGGGCGGCACTCTGCTGGTGCAGTACTTCAGCGGCGTCGTCGACGAGAACTACCGGGCCAGGACCGGTGGTTACCCGGCCGAGCCGCTGCGTGAGGCGCTGGGAATCCGGGTCGAGGAGCACCGCCCGCCGGCGGCGGGGGCGGTGCTGAGGCTGTCCGACGGCATGGCGGCAGGCGCCTGGAGCGAGTACCTCCGCGCCGAGGGCGCGGACACCGTCGCCGCCTACGCCGACGGACGCCCCGCACTGACCCGCGCCGCCTACGGCGAGGGCGCCGGTTGGTACCTCTCGACCAGGCTGGACGACGCCGGCTACTCCGCACTGGTGCGCCGCCTGCTGTCCGAAGCCGAGGTCCGACCCCTCGTGCCCGGCCTGCCGCCCGGCGTGGAGGCGGTCCGCCGCAGCGCCGACGACGGCCGCTCCTGGCTCTTCCTGCTCAACCACGGCCGTGAGCCCTGGCACGTCCCAGTCGTCGGCTGGGAGCTTTTGACGGATCG
- a CDS encoding Tat pathway signal sequence domain protein, with protein MSRRTFVNGAVAVAGAAALSPVLSACGGGKSSRSKGGANSKTGLAAVLPAYVASTAVKPDIPSVTGAAGSFTDPGYLTYPAHPVATVSGIPGKGGSYTAVIPMWDTLPPAGNSFYQAMNKTLGINLTMKPANGNDYATIIPTMTAAKKLPDWINLPSWWNNTFNMGELVGTQLADLTPYLSGEKIKKYPNLAAIPTLAWQVSTWEDKIYGIPTFASGMPLSGTVFYRRDILEAKGITADQVKSAEDYMNLGKELTDAKGGVWAFDEVWTSMYQAWGLPDKYKVVDGKLVHFYEMPEMLEALDWHYRLAKAGYVHPDALAGNTNNASTRFYSGKALIQGGGTGAWSLSDYQSGTAANKNYRRDAFNIIAADGKSDPQVFLGASTSMLSYFNAKLSGDQIQELLAVADYLSAPFGSAEYTMANYGVEGVHHTLQNGLPTYTAEGKKTAMPKTFPFLGAGPSVVFNPGAEQVTRDSLAWCTAASKHAYKPVFYGMNITLPARFSTIANAQSVQDVIKDVTHGLKKVSDYQAALASWKSSGGDQLNAWYQTEILDKLGTGQ; from the coding sequence ATGAGTCGTAGAACTTTCGTGAACGGCGCGGTCGCTGTGGCGGGAGCAGCCGCCCTGTCCCCGGTGCTCTCCGCCTGCGGCGGGGGCAAGTCCTCCCGCAGCAAGGGCGGCGCCAACAGCAAGACCGGTCTGGCCGCGGTGCTTCCCGCCTACGTGGCGAGCACGGCGGTCAAGCCGGACATCCCCTCGGTGACCGGGGCCGCAGGTTCCTTCACCGACCCGGGCTACCTGACCTACCCGGCCCACCCGGTCGCCACCGTCTCCGGCATACCGGGCAAGGGCGGCAGCTACACCGCGGTCATCCCCATGTGGGACACCCTCCCGCCCGCGGGCAACTCGTTCTACCAGGCCATGAACAAGACGCTGGGCATCAACCTCACCATGAAGCCGGCGAACGGCAACGACTACGCGACCATCATCCCGACGATGACCGCGGCGAAGAAGCTGCCGGACTGGATCAACCTGCCCAGCTGGTGGAACAACACCTTCAACATGGGTGAGCTGGTCGGGACCCAGCTGGCGGACCTCACGCCCTACCTGTCCGGGGAGAAGATCAAGAAGTACCCCAACCTGGCGGCGATCCCGACCCTCGCCTGGCAGGTCAGCACCTGGGAGGACAAGATCTACGGCATTCCCACCTTCGCCAGCGGGATGCCGCTGTCCGGAACGGTGTTCTACCGCCGGGACATCCTGGAGGCCAAGGGGATCACCGCCGACCAGGTCAAGTCCGCCGAGGACTACATGAACCTGGGCAAGGAGCTGACCGACGCCAAGGGCGGAGTCTGGGCGTTCGACGAGGTCTGGACCTCCATGTACCAGGCATGGGGACTCCCGGACAAATACAAGGTGGTGGACGGCAAGCTGGTCCACTTCTACGAGATGCCCGAAATGCTGGAGGCCCTCGACTGGCACTACCGGCTGGCCAAGGCGGGATACGTGCACCCCGACGCGCTGGCCGGCAACACCAACAACGCCAGCACCCGCTTCTACTCGGGCAAGGCCCTGATCCAGGGCGGCGGCACCGGGGCCTGGAGCCTCAGTGACTACCAGTCCGGAACCGCCGCGAACAAGAACTACCGCCGGGACGCCTTCAACATCATCGCCGCCGACGGCAAGTCCGACCCTCAGGTCTTCCTCGGTGCCTCCACCAGCATGCTGAGCTACTTCAACGCCAAGCTCTCCGGCGACCAGATCCAGGAACTGCTCGCGGTCGCCGACTACCTGTCCGCCCCCTTCGGCTCGGCCGAGTACACGATGGCCAACTACGGCGTCGAGGGCGTCCACCACACCCTGCAGAACGGTCTGCCCACGTACACCGCCGAGGGCAAGAAGACCGCTATGCCGAAGACCTTCCCGTTCCTGGGCGCGGGTCCCTCGGTGGTGTTCAATCCGGGCGCCGAACAGGTCACCCGCGACTCCCTCGCCTGGTGCACTGCTGCGAGCAAGCACGCCTACAAGCCGGTCTTCTACGGCATGAACATCACCCTGCCGGCGCGCTTCAGCACCATCGCCAACGCCCAGTCCGTCCAGGACGTCATCAAGGACGTCACCCACGGCCTGAAGAAGGTCTCCGACTACCAGGCGGCACTGGCCAGTTGGAAGAGCAGCGGCGGTGACCAGCTCAACGCGTGGTACCAGACCGAGATCCTCGACAAGCTCGGCACGGGTCAGTAG
- a CDS encoding sugar ABC transporter permease gives MTVTSTTKPKKTQGSRRAERAAGARSGPADKSLPGTRMTWRIRLRRDKSLIIMTLPVVALLLVFNYAPLFGLITAFEYYDPLVGVMHSDWAGLDQFQQLFNDPVFWEALRNTVWLSFVQLVLFFPVPVALALMLNSVMSPRIRNFIQSVVYLPHFFSWVLAITVFQQMLGGAGVLNHLLAQHNLGSWDIMTNPRTFALLISGEAVWKEAGWGIIVFLAALAAVDQNLYEAAAVDGAGRWRRMWHITLPGMRGVIVLMLVLRLGNALSVGFEQFLIQRNAVGHDTADVLDTFSFYYGIATNNYSYGAAAGLFKSVISLLLIWGANRLAHAFGEDGLYRK, from the coding sequence GTGACCGTGACATCCACCACCAAACCCAAGAAGACCCAGGGGAGCCGCAGGGCCGAGCGAGCGGCCGGCGCGCGAAGCGGCCCGGCGGACAAGAGCCTCCCGGGGACCAGGATGACCTGGCGGATCCGGCTGCGCCGGGACAAGTCACTGATCATCATGACCCTCCCGGTCGTGGCACTGCTGCTGGTCTTCAACTACGCGCCGCTGTTCGGCCTGATCACCGCCTTCGAGTACTACGACCCGCTGGTCGGGGTGATGCACAGCGACTGGGCCGGTCTCGACCAGTTCCAGCAGTTGTTCAACGACCCGGTGTTCTGGGAGGCGCTGCGCAACACCGTGTGGCTGAGCTTCGTCCAGCTGGTCCTGTTCTTCCCGGTTCCGGTCGCCCTCGCACTGATGCTCAATTCGGTGATGAGCCCCCGGATCCGCAACTTCATCCAGTCCGTGGTCTACCTGCCGCACTTCTTCTCCTGGGTGCTGGCCATCACCGTCTTCCAGCAGATGCTCGGCGGGGCCGGCGTGCTCAACCACCTGCTAGCCCAGCACAATCTGGGCAGCTGGGACATCATGACCAACCCGCGCACCTTCGCCCTGCTGATCTCCGGCGAGGCGGTCTGGAAGGAGGCGGGCTGGGGGATCATCGTCTTCCTCGCCGCGCTCGCCGCCGTGGACCAGAACCTCTACGAGGCCGCTGCGGTGGACGGCGCGGGCCGGTGGCGGCGGATGTGGCACATCACCCTGCCCGGCATGCGCGGCGTCATCGTGCTGATGCTGGTCCTGCGGCTCGGCAACGCGCTCAGCGTCGGCTTCGAGCAGTTCCTGATCCAGCGCAACGCCGTCGGTCACGACACCGCCGATGTCCTGGACACCTTCTCCTTCTACTACGGCATCGCCACCAACAACTACAGCTACGGCGCGGCGGCCGGGCTATTCAAGAGCGTGATCTCGCTCCTGCTGATCTGGGGAGCCAACAGGCTCGCACACGCCTTCGGTGAGGACGGGTTGTACCGCAAATGA
- a CDS encoding carbohydrate ABC transporter permease, with protein MSQTLSDTPTPALTLRPDRHPNRPVWEEPPTAVGQGLKGGVLLLVLAAVLVPLWIVVVTSFSTPGAINRAGGLVIWPDGLTVAAYHQMLVDGPVTRAVLVSLGITVVGTLLSMTVSVLCAYGLSRSRSFGHRAILLVLVITMFVGGGLIPTYLVVTALGGYGQYWALILPSSVSVFNILVLRSFYSGTASDLIDAARLDGCTEWRILWSIVLPTSRAVTAVVALFYAVGYWNSFFNVMLYMPTDSTKWPLQYVLLQYVSNGMTMPGATNGGFGSLHTQTAPLSLQMAVVVLTLVPILMVYPFMQKHFKTGMLTGAIKG; from the coding sequence ATGAGCCAGACACTCAGTGACACCCCGACCCCGGCTCTGACGCTCCGTCCTGACCGGCACCCCAACCGCCCGGTGTGGGAGGAACCCCCCACGGCCGTCGGGCAGGGCCTCAAGGGTGGCGTGCTGCTGCTGGTGCTCGCAGCGGTCTTGGTGCCGCTGTGGATCGTCGTGGTCACCAGCTTCTCCACCCCCGGCGCCATCAACCGGGCCGGCGGCCTGGTCATCTGGCCCGACGGGCTGACGGTGGCCGCCTACCACCAGATGCTCGTCGACGGGCCGGTCACCCGGGCCGTCCTGGTCAGCCTGGGCATCACCGTGGTCGGCACCCTGCTCTCCATGACGGTCTCGGTGCTGTGCGCCTACGGGCTGTCCCGCTCCCGTTCCTTCGGTCACCGCGCCATCCTGCTGGTGCTCGTCATCACCATGTTCGTCGGCGGCGGCCTCATCCCCACCTACCTGGTCGTCACCGCCCTCGGCGGCTACGGACAGTACTGGGCGCTGATCCTGCCCAGTTCGGTCTCCGTCTTCAACATCCTGGTGCTGCGCTCCTTCTATTCCGGGACCGCCTCCGACCTCATCGACGCCGCCCGCTTGGACGGCTGCACCGAGTGGCGCATCCTGTGGTCGATCGTGCTGCCGACCTCCCGCGCGGTCACCGCGGTGGTGGCGCTCTTCTACGCGGTGGGCTACTGGAACTCCTTCTTCAACGTGATGCTCTACATGCCGACCGACAGCACCAAGTGGCCACTGCAGTACGTGCTGCTCCAGTACGTCAGCAACGGGATGACCATGCCGGGCGCCACCAACGGGGGATTCGGCTCGCTGCACACCCAGACCGCGCCGCTCTCCCTGCAGATGGCGGTGGTGGTGCTGACCCTGGTGCCGATCCTGATGGTCTACCCCTTCATGCAGAAGCACTTCAAGACCGGCATGCTCACCGGCGCGATCAAGGGCTGA
- a CDS encoding glycoside hydrolase family 43 protein, translated as MTSATSPVIPGFHPDPSVCRVGEDYYLVCSSFEYFPGLPVFHSRDLVNWTQIGNALDRPSQLDLPPDTPSSGGLYAPTLRHHDGRFWLIVTNVASGGGNMVYTATDPAGPWSDPVRVPGVPGIDPDLAWDEDGTCWCTYAGVAQVRLDPSTGEILGEPYPVWSGTPGSIAPEAPHLYRIGDHWYLMLAEGGTERGHSVSIARGPSPSGPFEPCPANPILTHRGTNKPVQNTGHADLVQAPDGSWWMLLLAVRPQGGTPGWHVLGRETFLAPVSWEDGWPVIGEVGVERAELPWPVPAPTPEPERDDFEPGDLAHHWISLRDRPTELVSTKERDSWLTLRARGASLDEPDVVLLGRRQQHLAFRARTLIDTADGSGGLAVRLDEFHHYSIEATPGGRLSVIARIGSLRTVTAEHTLPAGPVTLFVRTGPAPEPHGARTGPDSLVFGFESADGTATELATLDGRYLSTEVAGGFTGRVISLYAATGTAHFDWFDYAPLVR; from the coding sequence GTGACCTCCGCCACCAGCCCGGTGATCCCGGGCTTCCATCCCGACCCCAGCGTCTGCCGGGTCGGCGAGGACTACTACCTCGTCTGCTCCAGCTTCGAGTACTTCCCCGGCCTGCCCGTCTTCCACAGCCGCGACCTGGTCAACTGGACCCAGATCGGCAATGCCCTGGACCGCCCCAGCCAGCTCGACCTCCCTCCGGACACCCCCTCCTCCGGCGGCCTCTACGCCCCTACCCTGCGCCACCACGACGGTCGCTTCTGGCTGATCGTCACCAATGTCGCCTCCGGCGGCGGCAACATGGTCTACACCGCGACCGACCCGGCAGGCCCCTGGTCCGATCCCGTCCGCGTCCCCGGCGTCCCCGGCATCGACCCCGACCTCGCCTGGGACGAGGACGGCACCTGCTGGTGCACCTACGCCGGGGTCGCCCAGGTCCGCCTCGACCCCTCTACCGGCGAAATCCTCGGCGAGCCCTACCCCGTCTGGTCCGGCACCCCCGGCTCCATCGCGCCCGAGGCGCCGCACCTCTACCGCATCGGCGACCACTGGTACCTGATGCTCGCCGAGGGCGGCACCGAACGCGGCCACAGCGTCTCCATCGCCCGCGGCCCCTCCCCCAGCGGCCCCTTCGAGCCGTGCCCGGCCAACCCGATCCTCACTCACCGCGGCACCAACAAGCCGGTCCAGAACACCGGCCACGCCGACCTGGTGCAGGCGCCCGACGGCAGCTGGTGGATGCTGCTGCTGGCCGTCCGGCCCCAGGGCGGCACCCCCGGCTGGCACGTACTCGGCCGCGAGACCTTCCTGGCCCCGGTCAGCTGGGAGGACGGCTGGCCCGTGATCGGCGAGGTCGGCGTGGAGCGCGCCGAGCTGCCCTGGCCGGTGCCGGCCCCCACCCCCGAGCCGGAGCGGGACGACTTCGAGCCCGGCGACCTGGCACACCACTGGATCTCCCTGCGCGACCGGCCCACCGAGCTGGTCAGCACCAAGGAGCGCGACAGCTGGCTGACCCTGCGCGCCCGCGGCGCCTCCCTGGACGAGCCCGACGTGGTCCTGCTGGGCCGCCGCCAGCAGCACCTCGCCTTCCGTGCCCGCACCCTGATCGATACGGCCGACGGCAGCGGCGGGCTCGCCGTGCGCCTGGACGAGTTCCACCACTACAGCATCGAGGCGACCCCCGGGGGCCGACTCTCGGTCATCGCCAGGATCGGCTCGCTGCGCACCGTCACCGCCGAACACACCCTCCCGGCAGGCCCGGTGACCCTCTTCGTCCGCACCGGACCCGCCCCCGAGCCGCACGGCGCGCGCACCGGCCCGGACTCCCTGGTCTTCGGCTTCGAGTCCGCCGACGGAACGGCGACCGAGCTGGCCACCCTGGACGGCCGCTACCTCTCCACCGAGGTCGCCGGCGGCTTCACCGGACGCGTCATCAGCCTCTACGCCGCCACCGGGACCGCCCACTTCGACTGGTTCGACTACGCACCCCTGGTTCGCTAG
- a CDS encoding glycoside hydrolase family 3 protein: MSTAAVSATPHFRDPGLPLAQRVDELLSQLTDEERIAMLHQYSPAIPRLGVGEFRTGTETLHGVAWLGEATTFPQAVGLGASWDESLVREVAEAVSVEQRAFHHHRPPAVGTGRNSLQGWAPVVNLLRDPRWGRNEEGYSEDPAHSARLGDAFCRGMSGDDPEHLRTAPVLKHFLGYNNEDDRCTTSSGLRPRVLHEYDLAAFRLAIATGAATGVMAAYNLVNGRPCHVSPLIEQQLRRWAEPTGHELFVVSDAEAPSNLVDPEHYFDDHAESHAAALKAGIDSFTDHGEDTAVTVGRITEALERGLLTMDDVDRAVRRQLSLRFRLGEFDPESDPYAGIGWEVVNSPAHQELALRAATESVVLLKNEGLLPLPADRRVAVVGPLACTLFEDWYSGSHPYRITVADGLGVQGVEGVEGVDRIVLRTADGRALTAAGPHGLLTVAEAQDSDPSAQFDLFDWDLGVLTLRSSATGRYASLRDADRRVAADRDQPGEWDVHETFRLEPDGDGGELLRSVLTGRYAQVHAATGVVTMSGESPAMAAVLTRTVVRDGVAEAVAAAAAADTAVVVLGNDPHINGRETQDRAGLNLPPNQDRLLRAVLATQPDTVLVVMSSYPYALDWAAGHVPAILWTSHAGQETGRALARVLRGDADASGRLPQTWYQGEDELPERLDYDIIKAGWTYQYHRTPALYPFGHGLSYADFSYSRLALDADRLPQDGTVTARVSLGNRGERAGMETVQLYVRALDARYEAPLLRLADFRKVRLAAGEWTELEFRLPVEQALAHWDVATGAFTVDPGRYELLVARSAADPVLTARFTVDGPAPAPRRAVGRPLHAVDFDDYRDAVIVDAGRTDGDAVTPAANQAARLVFRNVDLTGAATLTAEVSRTAPGPAGLDVYADGLLLAALPVDSTGDRYTWTTVSAALGHQHGTVGELTVVLTGEQRLAALTFAP; the protein is encoded by the coding sequence GTGAGCACCGCCGCCGTGTCCGCCACGCCCCATTTCCGCGACCCCGGGCTTCCCCTGGCCCAGCGCGTCGACGAGCTGCTCTCCCAGCTCACGGACGAGGAGCGGATCGCCATGCTGCACCAGTACTCCCCGGCGATCCCCCGGCTGGGAGTCGGCGAGTTCCGCACCGGCACCGAGACCCTGCACGGCGTCGCCTGGCTGGGCGAGGCCACCACCTTCCCGCAGGCCGTGGGCCTCGGCGCGAGCTGGGACGAGAGCCTGGTCCGCGAGGTCGCCGAGGCCGTCTCGGTCGAACAGCGCGCCTTCCACCACCACCGCCCGCCGGCCGTCGGCACCGGCCGCAACAGCCTCCAGGGCTGGGCGCCGGTGGTGAACCTGCTGCGCGACCCCCGCTGGGGACGCAACGAAGAGGGCTACTCCGAGGACCCCGCGCACTCCGCCCGGCTCGGCGACGCCTTCTGCCGGGGCATGTCCGGCGACGACCCGGAGCATCTGCGCACCGCCCCCGTGCTCAAGCACTTCCTCGGCTACAACAACGAGGACGACCGCTGCACCACCTCCTCCGGGCTGCGCCCCCGGGTGCTGCACGAGTACGACCTCGCCGCCTTCAGGCTCGCCATCGCCACCGGCGCCGCCACCGGCGTCATGGCCGCCTACAACCTCGTCAACGGCCGCCCCTGCCACGTCAGTCCGCTGATCGAGCAGCAGCTGCGGCGCTGGGCCGAACCCACCGGGCACGAGCTGTTCGTGGTCAGCGACGCCGAGGCCCCCTCCAACCTGGTCGACCCCGAGCACTACTTCGACGACCACGCCGAGTCGCACGCCGCCGCCCTCAAGGCCGGCATCGACTCCTTCACCGACCACGGCGAGGACACCGCCGTCACCGTCGGCCGCATCACCGAAGCCCTCGAACGCGGCCTGCTCACCATGGACGACGTGGACCGGGCGGTTCGCAGGCAGCTGTCCCTCCGCTTCCGCCTGGGCGAGTTCGACCCCGAGAGCGACCCCTACGCCGGCATCGGCTGGGAGGTCGTCAACTCCCCCGCCCACCAGGAGCTCGCCCTGCGCGCGGCCACCGAATCCGTGGTGCTGCTGAAGAACGAGGGGCTGCTCCCGCTGCCCGCCGACCGCCGGGTCGCCGTCGTCGGCCCACTGGCCTGCACCCTGTTCGAGGACTGGTACAGCGGCAGCCACCCCTACCGGATCACCGTCGCCGACGGCCTCGGTGTCCAGGGCGTGGAGGGCGTGGAGGGCGTGGACCGGATCGTGCTGCGCACGGCGGACGGCCGGGCGCTCACCGCCGCAGGACCTCACGGGCTGCTGACGGTGGCGGAAGCCCAGGACAGCGACCCGTCCGCCCAGTTCGACCTCTTCGACTGGGATCTCGGGGTGCTCACCCTGCGCTCGTCCGCCACCGGCCGCTACGCCTCCCTGCGCGACGCCGACCGCCGGGTAGCCGCCGACCGGGACCAGCCCGGCGAGTGGGACGTCCACGAGACCTTCCGGCTCGAACCCGACGGCGACGGGGGCGAGTTGCTGCGGAGCGTCCTCACCGGCCGGTACGCGCAGGTCCACGCCGCCACCGGCGTTGTCACCATGTCCGGAGAGTCGCCGGCGATGGCAGCAGTCCTCACCCGCACCGTCGTCCGTGACGGCGTCGCCGAGGCCGTCGCCGCCGCAGCCGCGGCGGACACCGCGGTCGTCGTCCTGGGCAACGACCCGCACATCAACGGCCGGGAGACCCAGGACCGGGCCGGACTGAACCTCCCGCCGAACCAGGACCGCCTGCTGCGCGCGGTCCTCGCCACCCAGCCGGACACCGTCCTGGTCGTCATGTCCAGCTACCCCTACGCGCTGGACTGGGCAGCCGGGCACGTCCCTGCCATCCTGTGGACCTCGCACGCCGGCCAGGAGACCGGCCGCGCCCTCGCCCGCGTGCTGCGCGGGGATGCCGACGCGTCAGGCCGCCTCCCGCAGACCTGGTACCAGGGCGAGGACGAACTGCCCGAGCGCCTCGACTACGACATCATCAAGGCCGGCTGGACCTACCAGTACCACCGCACCCCCGCCCTCTACCCCTTCGGCCACGGGCTCTCCTACGCCGACTTCAGCTACTCCCGACTCGCCCTCGACGCCGACCGCCTGCCCCAGGACGGAACGGTCACGGCCCGGGTCTCCCTGGGCAACCGGGGCGAGCGGGCCGGAATGGAGACCGTCCAGCTCTACGTCCGCGCGCTGGACGCACGCTACGAGGCGCCACTGCTGCGCCTCGCCGACTTCCGCAAGGTCCGGCTGGCGGCCGGCGAGTGGACGGAACTGGAGTTCCGGCTGCCCGTCGAGCAGGCACTGGCCCACTGGGACGTCGCCACCGGCGCCTTCACGGTGGACCCCGGCCGCTACGAACTGCTCGTCGCCCGCAGCGCCGCCGACCCCGTGCTCACCGCCCGGTTCACCGTGGACGGACCGGCTCCCGCTCCCCGCCGGGCCGTCGGCCGGCCACTGCATGCCGTGGACTTCGACGACTACCGCGACGCCGTCATCGTCGACGCCGGCCGCACCGACGGGGACGCGGTGACGCCTGCCGCGAACCAGGCAGCGCGGCTGGTCTTCCGCAATGTGGACCTCACCGGCGCGGCCACGCTGACCGCCGAGGTCTCCCGCACCGCGCCCGGCCCGGCCGGCCTGGACGTCTACGCGGACGGACTGCTGCTCGCTGCACTGCCGGTGGACTCGACCGGCGACCGGTACACCTGGACCACCGTCAGCGCCGCCCTGGGCCACCAGCACGGCACGGTCGGCGAACTGACGGTCGTACTCACCGGTGAACAGCGTCTCGCCGCGCTGACGTTCGCGCCCTGA